AGTTTAACAAAGGTTTAGTTGAAGATAATTTAAAAAAATATTTTCATGATTTTTCTAAATTTTTGAACTCAGAAGAAGGTGATTATTATATTTTTTCTTCTTGTGATCTTGAAAATTTGGGACTCATTCTTTTTCCATATCTTTCTTTCGGTATCTTAAATGGAGGCTCTGCGACAAGTTATTTTGATTTGGCTAAAAATAAAAAGTTTAATGAAGATTTATATATGTTATATGAATCTAAAATACTTGAATTTAAAGAAAAATTTGGAGAATTCCCAAAGGGGATAACCCCAGCTTATATTAACAAAGACGGTAGTTTTGGATTTTCATTTTTGGCTTTGAAAATCAGACATCTTTTAATGGTTGCCAAAAGATATGAATCTTGTTATGGTAAAAGGATTAAACCTTCAATATTTCAAATGACTAGTTGCAAAACGGATGAATTTATTTCAAAATTTTTGGACGATTTATTTGTAGATGATTTGATTAAAAGTGTAAATTTTTGCAATCTTAAAAAAGATGATATTTTTACAGCTGTCCAACCTTTAGTTTATTGCTATGAAAAATTAAATAGCTCTAATTATCAATATTTTACTTTCAATGATAATAAAAATAATAATTCTATTTTAGCTTTGCCTGCTGGTCATGGTCAAAATTTTAAAATTTTAAAAGATATTTATTTGCAGCTTTATGAATCTGGAAAAAGATTCATATATATTGGCAATGTTGATAATATGGGCTTTACAATTAATTTTAAAGCACTTGCTGTAATGGCTTTAACTAATTGTTCTTCTGGATTTGAATTTAGTTTTAAAAACAAGACAGATTTTAAGGGAGGAGTATTAGCAGTAAATGGTGAAAATCGTTTAACTTGTGTTGATATTGGCGGAGGAATTTCTTCAGAGGTTATACAAGAGTTTGAGAATAAGGGTAATAGACTGTTATTTAATTGTGCTACTGGGCTTTTTAATTTAGAGTATTTGATAAAAAATATTGATGAAATAATAGAAAAAATGCCTATCAGAATTATAGAGCAAGATAAAGAATTTGGTAAATATATTTCGGTTGAGCAAATAACATGGGAAGTGTTAAAATTAATGAAAAATCCATTAATTTTAACAGTTGACAGAAGTAAAAGATTCCGTCCTGCAAAATTATTTATCGACATGTTACTTAATAGTAATTATCTTGAAGATAGGTATGTATATTCTAAGAAGAGAGTCAATAATTTTGATGCTACTAAAGATTTAGATTGTTCTTTTTCTGATTTGTTATCAAAAGATTATGGTTTGCTGCGTGGGTGTTATAGATGGACTTTTTGAAAATTATAACTTTTTTATTTTTTTCTTTAAATTTATTTGCGATAGAATCTTTGCCAGAAATAGATTATGAATATTTTAATAGGGATAAATCAGATCTTGTGGATTTGATGAAATTTTTAGGTGAATTTGATTTTCAAACTATTTTAAAAGATAGAAATCTGTTTATTGGAATTAGAAATTTAACAAATTTTAATAATTTTCAAGGACTTAATACCGACGATATTAATAGAATCAAAAAAATTAATCCGATTGGTATAATTTTATTTAGAGAAAATTTAAAAGATGCTGAGCAGACAAAAAAATTGATTACTGCAATAAAAAGTCATATTGGACATGATATTTTTGTTGCTATTGATGAAGAGGGAGGGGTAGTTAGTAGGGCTAGTGAAAATAAAAAAATGGGGGTTTATAATTTTCCAGCCATGGAGTATGTAGGGGGTGTTGAAGATTTACATCTTATTTATAAAATTGGCGAAGTTCTTGCTAAACAATTGCGTAGACTAGGTATTAATTTAAATATGGCTCCAGTTGCCGACATAAAATTTGTACCACATACCCCTTTACTAAATAGAACATTTGGAGGATATTCTGCTTATAATATTGGGCTTATGGTAGAAGCTTTTATTGATGGCATGCAGAATCATGGAGTATTTTCGGCAATTAAACATTTTCCTGGATTAGGAGGAACGACCATAGATACGCATAAATATTTGGCGTTTTTGCCTTATAGTAAAAGTTTTTTAATGTTAAATAACTTTGTTCCGTTTGTTTTTGGCAAGGCTGCTAAATTTATTATGATTGGCCATGTAAATGTCCCAAAAATTTCCAAAGATATAACTAGCATGTCCAAGAGTATTGTTAATATTATAAGGGAAAATTTAAATATTACTAGTATTATGATAACAGATTCTTATGATATGGGAGCAATTACAAAAAGTTTTTCTAATGTTGAAAATGCTATTAAAAAGTCTTTAAGTTCAGGTATAAATATAGTTCTTATTCCTTAGTAGAATTATTTTAAAGATTTGTTGGTCTTTGTCGATTTGGTGTGTATATATTGGATAATCTCTTGTTTAAAATTTTTATGGTATAAATATAGAAATTCCTAGATCTAAAAGAATAAATTCTTTAAAGGAAGTTGATACTTTATAGT
This portion of the Borreliella afzelii genome encodes:
- a CDS encoding UTP--glucose-1-phosphate uridylyltransferase — encoded protein: MNVKVDKIFSEMILKKLNSGEIGVSNFEFIKYFPCDGHKNIFDISDKISKFKFNKGLVEDNLKKYFHDFSKFLNSEEGDYYIFSSCDLENLGLILFPYLSFGILNGGSATSYFDLAKNKKFNEDLYMLYESKILEFKEKFGEFPKGITPAYINKDGSFGFSFLALKIRHLLMVAKRYESCYGKRIKPSIFQMTSCKTDEFISKFLDDLFVDDLIKSVNFCNLKKDDIFTAVQPLVYCYEKLNSSNYQYFTFNDNKNNNSILALPAGHGQNFKILKDIYLQLYESGKRFIYIGNVDNMGFTINFKALAVMALTNCSSGFEFSFKNKTDFKGGVLAVNGENRLTCVDIGGGISSEVIQEFENKGNRLLFNCATGLFNLEYLIKNIDEIIEKMPIRIIEQDKEFGKYISVEQITWEVLKLMKNPLILTVDRSKRFRPAKLFIDMLLNSNYLEDRYVYSKKRVNNFDATKDLDCSFSDLLSKDYGLLRGCYRWTF
- a CDS encoding glycoside hydrolase family 3 N-terminal domain-containing protein, producing MDFLKIITFLFFSLNLFAIESLPEIDYEYFNRDKSDLVDLMKFLGEFDFQTILKDRNLFIGIRNLTNFNNFQGLNTDDINRIKKINPIGIILFRENLKDAEQTKKLITAIKSHIGHDIFVAIDEEGGVVSRASENKKMGVYNFPAMEYVGGVEDLHLIYKIGEVLAKQLRRLGINLNMAPVADIKFVPHTPLLNRTFGGYSAYNIGLMVEAFIDGMQNHGVFSAIKHFPGLGGTTIDTHKYLAFLPYSKSFLMLNNFVPFVFGKAAKFIMIGHVNVPKISKDITSMSKSIVNIIRENLNITSIMITDSYDMGAITKSFSNVENAIKKSLSSGINIVLIP